The Pseudomonas asiatica genome has a segment encoding these proteins:
- the acs gene encoding acetate--CoA ligase, with protein sequence MFDIRNYPQALAVSQSAALTPDEYRRLYRQSVDDPDTFWAEQAKRLDWIKPWSSVQQCDLKTGSARWFDGAQLNVSYNCIDRHLARRGEQTALLWEGDDPKDSKAITYRELHRQVCRLANALKARGVKKGDRVCIYMPMIPEAAFAMLACTRIGAIHSVVFGGFSPDALRDRILDADCRTVITADEGVRGGKRIPLKQNVDKALASCPAVSSVFVVRRTGGDVAWAEGRDLWYHEATEKAGDDCAPEPMEAEDPLFILYTSGSTGKPKGVLHTTGGYLLQATLTFKVVFDYRDGEVFWCTADVGWVTGHSYIVYGPLANGAISLMFEGVPNYPDTSRFWQVVDKHQVNIFYTAPTALRALMREGSAPLQNTSRQSLRLLGSVGEPINPEAWEWYFEEVGQKRCPIVDTWWQTETGGIMLTPLPGSQSLKPGCATQPMFGVQPVLLDEKGKLIEGPGAGLLVIKASWPGQIRSVYGDHQRMVDTYFKPMPGYYFTGDGARRDADGDYWITGRIDDVINVSGHRIGTAEVESALVLHDSVAEAAVVGYPHDLKGQGVYAFVTPMNGVTPDDALKAELLALVSKEIGSFAKPELIQWAPALPKTRSGKIMRRILRKIACNELDNLGDTSTLADPSVVQGLIDKRLNQ encoded by the coding sequence ATGTTCGATATCCGCAACTACCCCCAGGCCCTGGCCGTCAGCCAGTCCGCCGCCCTCACCCCCGACGAGTACCGCCGCCTCTACCGCCAGTCGGTGGATGACCCCGACACCTTCTGGGCCGAACAGGCCAAGCGCCTGGACTGGATAAAACCCTGGTCGAGCGTGCAGCAATGCGACCTGAAGACCGGCAGCGCCCGCTGGTTCGACGGCGCCCAGCTCAACGTCAGCTACAACTGCATCGACCGCCACCTGGCCCGACGCGGCGAACAGACCGCCCTGCTGTGGGAAGGCGATGACCCCAAGGATTCCAAGGCCATTACCTACCGCGAACTGCACCGCCAGGTCTGCCGCCTGGCCAATGCGCTGAAAGCACGCGGGGTGAAGAAAGGCGACCGGGTGTGCATCTACATGCCGATGATCCCCGAGGCCGCCTTCGCCATGCTTGCCTGCACCCGCATCGGTGCCATCCACTCGGTGGTGTTCGGCGGCTTCTCGCCCGATGCCCTGCGCGACCGTATCCTCGATGCCGACTGCCGTACGGTGATCACCGCCGATGAAGGCGTGCGCGGCGGTAAACGCATCCCGCTGAAACAGAACGTCGACAAGGCCCTGGCCAGCTGCCCCGCGGTCAGCAGCGTATTCGTGGTGCGCCGCACCGGCGGCGATGTCGCCTGGGCCGAAGGCCGTGACCTCTGGTACCACGAGGCAACGGAAAAGGCCGGCGACGACTGCGCTCCCGAGCCGATGGAGGCCGAGGACCCGCTGTTCATCCTCTACACCTCCGGCAGCACCGGCAAACCCAAAGGCGTGCTGCACACTACCGGCGGCTACCTGCTGCAGGCCACCCTCACCTTCAAGGTGGTGTTCGACTACCGAGACGGCGAGGTGTTCTGGTGCACCGCCGATGTCGGCTGGGTCACCGGCCACAGCTACATCGTCTATGGTCCACTGGCCAATGGCGCGATCTCGCTGATGTTCGAAGGCGTGCCCAACTACCCGGACACCTCGCGCTTCTGGCAAGTGGTGGACAAGCACCAGGTGAACATCTTCTACACCGCCCCGACTGCCCTGCGCGCGCTGATGCGCGAAGGCTCCGCGCCGCTGCAAAACACTTCACGCCAGAGCCTGCGCCTGCTGGGCAGCGTCGGCGAGCCGATCAACCCCGAAGCCTGGGAGTGGTATTTCGAGGAAGTCGGGCAAAAGCGCTGCCCCATCGTCGATACCTGGTGGCAGACCGAAACCGGCGGCATCATGCTCACCCCGTTGCCCGGCTCGCAGTCGCTCAAGCCCGGCTGTGCCACCCAGCCCATGTTCGGCGTACAACCAGTGCTGCTGGACGAAAAGGGCAAGCTCATCGAAGGCCCCGGTGCCGGCCTGCTGGTGATCAAGGCCAGCTGGCCCGGGCAGATCCGTAGCGTCTATGGCGACCATCAGCGCATGGTCGACACCTACTTCAAGCCGATGCCCGGCTATTACTTCACCGGCGACGGTGCCCGCCGCGATGCCGATGGTGACTACTGGATCACCGGGCGTATCGATGACGTGATCAACGTTTCCGGCCACCGTATCGGTACCGCCGAAGTGGAAAGCGCGCTGGTGCTGCATGACAGCGTCGCCGAAGCGGCGGTGGTCGGTTACCCCCACGACCTCAAGGGCCAGGGCGTTTATGCCTTCGTCACGCCCATGAATGGCGTAACGCCGGACGACGCGCTCAAGGCCGAGTTGCTGGCCCTGGTCAGCAAGGAAATCGGCAGTTTCGCCAAACCCGAGCTGATCCAGTGGGCCCCGGCGCTGCCCAAGACCCGCTCAGGCAAGATCATGCGGCGTATACTGCGCAAGATCGCCTGCAACGAACTCGACAACCTGGGCGATACCTCGACCCTGGCCGACCCAAGCGTGGTGCAGGGCCTGATCGACAAACGCCTCAACCAGTAA
- the pgi gene encoding glucose-6-phosphate isomerase, whose amino-acid sequence MAYYRTPHDVTALPAWQALQQHRDAMQGFSMREAFAADAKRFDQFSLSSCGLFLDYSKNLITEQSRDLLVNLANEVGLQDAIKSMFSGEIINASEGRPVLHTALRRPVGDKLSVNGVNVMPEVHKVLNQITELVGRIHDGLWRGYSEKPITDVVNIGIGGSFLGPELVSEALLPYAQRGVRCHYLANIDGSEFHELSANLRAETTLFIVSSKSFNTLETLKNAMAARTWYLAQGGSEAELYRHFIAVSSNKAAAVAFGIREENIFPMWDWVGGRYSLWSAIGLPIALAIGTANFKELLSGAYTMDQHFQTAPFEKNMPVLLALLGVWYGNFWGAQSHAILPYDHYLRNITKHLQQLDMESNGKSVLQDGTPVKTDTGPVIWGGVGCNGQHAYHQLLHQGTQLIPADFIVPVVSFNPVADHHQWLYANCLSQSQALMLGKTREEAEAELRGKGLNEADIEKLAPHKVIPGNRPSNTLVVERISPRRLGALVAMYEHKVFVQSVIWGINAFDQWGVELGKELGKGVYQRLVGSLEDSAEDGSTQGLINYFRGRHRG is encoded by the coding sequence ATGGCGTATTACCGTACACCCCACGATGTCACGGCCCTGCCCGCCTGGCAGGCGCTCCAGCAACACCGCGACGCCATGCAAGGTTTCAGCATGCGCGAAGCCTTCGCCGCCGATGCCAAGCGCTTCGACCAGTTCTCCCTGAGCTCCTGCGGCCTGTTCCTCGACTACTCGAAAAACCTGATCACCGAACAAAGCCGCGACCTGCTGGTGAACCTGGCCAACGAAGTGGGCCTGCAGGACGCCATCAAGTCGATGTTCAGTGGCGAAATCATCAACGCCTCCGAAGGGCGCCCGGTGCTGCACACCGCCCTGCGCCGGCCGGTGGGCGACAAGCTCAGCGTCAACGGCGTGAACGTCATGCCGGAAGTGCACAAGGTGCTCAACCAGATCACCGAACTGGTCGGCCGCATCCACGACGGCCTGTGGCGCGGCTACAGCGAAAAACCGATCACCGACGTGGTCAACATCGGCATCGGTGGCTCGTTCCTCGGCCCCGAGCTGGTCTCCGAGGCGCTGCTGCCCTACGCCCAGCGCGGCGTGCGCTGCCACTACCTGGCGAACATCGACGGCAGTGAGTTCCACGAGCTGTCGGCCAACCTGCGCGCCGAAACCACCCTGTTCATCGTCTCATCGAAGTCGTTCAACACCCTCGAGACCTTGAAGAACGCCATGGCCGCGCGTACCTGGTACCTGGCCCAGGGCGGCTCGGAAGCCGAGCTGTACCGCCACTTCATCGCCGTTTCCAGCAACAAGGCCGCCGCCGTGGCCTTCGGCATCCGCGAAGAAAACATCTTCCCGATGTGGGACTGGGTGGGCGGGCGCTACTCGCTGTGGTCGGCCATCGGCCTGCCGATCGCCCTGGCCATCGGTACCGCCAACTTCAAGGAACTGCTGTCCGGTGCCTACACCATGGACCAGCACTTCCAGACCGCGCCGTTCGAAAAGAACATGCCGGTACTGCTGGCCCTGCTGGGCGTGTGGTACGGCAACTTCTGGGGCGCCCAGAGCCACGCGATCCTGCCGTACGACCACTACCTGCGCAACATCACCAAGCACCTGCAACAGCTGGACATGGAGTCCAACGGCAAGAGCGTGCTGCAGGACGGCACCCCGGTGAAAACCGACACCGGCCCGGTGATCTGGGGCGGCGTCGGCTGCAACGGCCAGCATGCCTACCACCAGTTGCTGCACCAGGGCACCCAGCTGATTCCGGCCGACTTCATCGTGCCAGTGGTGAGCTTCAACCCGGTGGCCGACCATCACCAGTGGCTGTACGCCAACTGCCTGTCGCAGAGCCAGGCGCTGATGCTGGGCAAGACCCGCGAGGAAGCCGAAGCCGAGCTGCGTGGTAAAGGCCTGAACGAAGCGGACATCGAAAAGCTGGCCCCGCACAAGGTCATCCCGGGCAACCGCCCGAGCAATACCCTGGTGGTGGAGCGCATCAGCCCACGCCGCCTGGGCGCGCTGGTGGCGATGTACGAGCACAAGGTCTTCGTACAGAGCGTGATCTGGGGCATCAACGCCTTCGACCAGTGGGGCGTGGAGCTGGGCAAGGAACTGGGCAAGGGCGTTTACCAACGCCTTGTCGGCAGCCTGGAAGACAGCGCTGAAGATGGCTCTACCCAAGGCCTGATCAACTACTTCCGCGGCCGTCACCGCGGTTGA
- the panC gene encoding pantoate--beta-alanine ligase, with translation MNTVKTVRELRAAVARARGEGKRIGFVPTMGNLHSGHAALVTKAAQRADFVVASIFVNPLQFGANEDLDKYPRTLAADQERLLQAGCNLLFAPSVEEMYPDGMSVQTRVSVPHLSEGLCGASRPGHFEGVATVVSKLFNMVQPDLAVFGEKDFQQLAVIRAMVRDLNMPIQIIGEPTVRAEDGLALSSRNGYLTPEQRAAAPALYRTLQHIAAGIGRGQRDFAALVAEGKAQLTAAGFRPDYLEVRHAVSLRPAVIDDRDLVVIAAAYLGNTRLIDNLYLHLEEKTA, from the coding sequence ATGAATACAGTCAAGACCGTCCGCGAACTGCGCGCCGCAGTCGCCCGCGCCCGCGGTGAAGGCAAGCGCATCGGCTTCGTGCCGACCATGGGCAACCTGCACAGCGGCCATGCCGCCCTGGTGACCAAGGCTGCGCAGCGCGCCGATTTCGTGGTCGCCAGCATCTTCGTCAACCCGCTGCAGTTCGGCGCCAACGAAGACCTCGACAAGTACCCGCGCACCCTGGCCGCCGACCAGGAGCGCCTGCTCCAGGCTGGCTGCAATCTGCTGTTCGCGCCCAGTGTCGAAGAGATGTACCCCGACGGCATGAGCGTGCAAACCCGCGTCAGCGTGCCCCACCTTTCCGAAGGCCTGTGCGGCGCCAGCCGGCCCGGGCATTTCGAAGGCGTGGCCACCGTGGTCAGCAAGCTGTTCAACATGGTCCAGCCCGACCTTGCCGTGTTCGGTGAAAAGGACTTCCAGCAGCTGGCGGTGATCCGCGCCATGGTGCGCGACCTGAACATGCCGATCCAGATCATCGGCGAGCCCACCGTGCGGGCCGAGGACGGCCTGGCGCTGTCGTCGCGCAACGGTTACCTCACGCCTGAGCAGCGTGCTGCGGCGCCAGCGTTGTACCGCACGCTGCAGCACATCGCTGCCGGCATCGGCCGTGGCCAACGGGACTTTGCCGCGCTGGTTGCCGAAGGCAAGGCGCAGTTGACCGCCGCTGGTTTCCGGCCGGATTACCTGGAAGTGCGTCATGCCGTGAGCCTGCGCCCCGCAGTGATCGATGATCGAGACCTGGTGGTAATCGCGGCGGCTTACCTGGGTAACACACGGTTGATCGACAACCTGTACCTGCATCTGGAAGAGAAGACCGCGTAA
- a CDS encoding oxygenase MpaB family protein — MEALRRRIETQVMSLTGLALGQLDLESPKGDPGLFGPHSISWRVHGDFPSMLVGGISALMLQLLHPLALAGVWDHSNFREDLLGRLRRTSQFISGTTFGATRDAEWLIDKVRTIHLQVTGTAPDGRPYAASDPDLLTWVHVAEVSSFLAAHLRYRNPHLARAEQDAYYAEIALIAERLGARDVPRSCQQVEDYLQRMRPQLHCDARSHEVVGILLDAPAPSRLAQPVGKLMLHAGIDLLPGWAQAMLGLQHGPLQRRMIRLGLQRTAPVLRWAMRDGSAHRAKRRMGIE, encoded by the coding sequence ATGGAAGCCCTTCGCCGCCGCATCGAAACCCAGGTCATGAGCCTTACCGGGCTGGCCCTCGGCCAGCTCGATCTGGAATCGCCCAAGGGCGACCCCGGCCTGTTCGGCCCGCACAGCATCAGCTGGCGGGTACATGGCGACTTCCCGAGCATGCTGGTCGGTGGCATCAGCGCCCTCATGCTGCAATTGCTGCATCCGCTGGCCCTGGCCGGGGTGTGGGACCATTCCAACTTCCGTGAAGACCTGCTCGGCCGCCTGCGCCGCACCAGCCAATTCATTTCCGGCACCACCTTCGGCGCCACCCGCGATGCCGAGTGGCTGATCGACAAGGTGCGCACCATCCACCTGCAGGTGACCGGCACCGCGCCGGATGGCCGCCCATATGCGGCCAGCGACCCGGACCTGCTGACCTGGGTGCATGTGGCGGAAGTCAGCAGCTTCCTCGCCGCCCACCTGCGTTACCGCAACCCGCACCTTGCGCGCGCCGAGCAGGATGCCTACTACGCAGAGATCGCGCTGATTGCCGAGCGCCTTGGCGCCCGCGACGTGCCGCGCTCGTGCCAGCAGGTCGAGGACTACCTGCAGCGCATGCGGCCGCAGTTGCACTGCGACGCCCGCAGCCATGAGGTGGTCGGCATCCTGCTCGATGCCCCCGCCCCCAGCCGCCTGGCACAGCCAGTGGGCAAGCTGATGTTGCACGCCGGCATCGACCTGCTGCCGGGCTGGGCCCAGGCCATGCTCGGCCTGCAGCACGGCCCGTTGCAGCGGCGCATGATCCGCCTGGGGCTGCAACGCACCGCGCCAGTACTGCGCTGGGCGATGCGCGACGGCTCGGCGCATCGGGCCAAACGGCGCATGGGTATCGAATGA